One Amaranthus tricolor cultivar Red isolate AtriRed21 chromosome 1, ASM2621246v1, whole genome shotgun sequence DNA window includes the following coding sequences:
- the LOC130815911 gene encoding probable inactive nicotinamidase At3g16190 isoform X1, whose translation MAKDWKKTALLVIDMQNDFVLPGAPLRVDGAAAIVPNVTKSVELAREHGMLIVWVVREHDKLGRDVELFRRHLYTEKGGPTVKGHEGSELVEGLKMHEGDYKLVKTRFSAFFATNLHSVLLTAGIDSLVIVGIQTPNCIRQTVFDAVALDYPSVSVIVDATAAKTPEVHSANIIDMKNIGVATPTLEEWCNLSA comes from the exons ATGGCTAAAGATTGGAAGAAGACTGCTCTCCTTGTCATTGATATGCAA AATGATTTCGTGTTGCCGGGTGCGCCGCTGCGAGTAGATGGTGCTGCTGCAATTGTACCTAATGTCACTAAATCTGTTGAACTGGCTAGAGAACACGGCATGCTTATTGTCTGg GTTGTTCGGGAGCATGATAAGCTAGGAAGAGACGTTGAACTCTTTCGAAGGCACTTGTATACTGAAAAGGGGGGTCCTACTGTAAAGGGTCATGAAGGTTCTGAACTAGTGGAAGGGCTTAAAATGCATGAAGGAGATTATAAATTGGTCAAGACTCGGTTTAGTGCATTCTTTGCTACAAACCTTCATTCAGTTCTGCTAACTGCTGGAATTGATAGTTTAGTCATTGTTG GAATTCAGACTCCTAATTGCATCAGGCAGACAGTCTTCGATGCAGTAGCATTGGATTACCCTTCTGTCTCTGTCATTGTTGACGCCACAGCTGCTAAAACTCCGGAAGTTCACTCTG CAAACATTATCGACATGAAAAATATCGGGGTAGCTACTCCAACCTTAGAGGAATGGTGTAATTTAAGTGCTTAA
- the LOC130815911 gene encoding probable inactive nicotinamidase At3g16190 isoform X2, with translation MAKDWKKTALLVIDMQNDFVLPGAPLRVDGAAAIVPNVTKSVELAREHGMLIVWVVREHDKLGRDVELFRRHLYTEKGGPTVKGHEGSELVEGLKMHEGDYKLVKTRFSAFFATNLHSVLLTAGIDSLVIVGIQTPNCIRQTVFDAVALDYPSVSVIVDATAAKTPEVHSGLLRI, from the exons ATGGCTAAAGATTGGAAGAAGACTGCTCTCCTTGTCATTGATATGCAA AATGATTTCGTGTTGCCGGGTGCGCCGCTGCGAGTAGATGGTGCTGCTGCAATTGTACCTAATGTCACTAAATCTGTTGAACTGGCTAGAGAACACGGCATGCTTATTGTCTGg GTTGTTCGGGAGCATGATAAGCTAGGAAGAGACGTTGAACTCTTTCGAAGGCACTTGTATACTGAAAAGGGGGGTCCTACTGTAAAGGGTCATGAAGGTTCTGAACTAGTGGAAGGGCTTAAAATGCATGAAGGAGATTATAAATTGGTCAAGACTCGGTTTAGTGCATTCTTTGCTACAAACCTTCATTCAGTTCTGCTAACTGCTGGAATTGATAGTTTAGTCATTGTTG GAATTCAGACTCCTAATTGCATCAGGCAGACAGTCTTCGATGCAGTAGCATTGGATTACCCTTCTGTCTCTGTCATTGTTGACGCCACAGCTGCTAAAACTCCGGAAGTTCACTCTG GACTATTACGCATCTGA